A segment of the Lycium ferocissimum isolate CSIRO_LF1 chromosome 10, AGI_CSIRO_Lferr_CH_V1, whole genome shotgun sequence genome:
ctgcctcttattgagtcaacttacaataatagttaccatgctagtattgggatggcaccgtatgaagctttgtatgggtggagatgtagatcgccaattggttggtttgaagttggtgaagcagagttgttgggaccagatttggtctatcaggctatggagaaagtcaagttaattcagGAGCAGTTGAAAACGGCTcaaagtcgccagaagtcttatacAAATGTGAGACGTAGGgatttagagtttcaagttttcacctatgaagggtttcatgagatttggtaagaaggggaagcttagtcccgcTATATTGGACCACATAGAATTCTGCGAAAGGTtggtcaagtggcttatgagcttgAGTTGCCGCAAGACTTGGTTGTTGTGCAcccagtattccatgtgtctatgttgagaaagtgtgtgggagacccCTCGTTGGTTGTCCCGACTGATAGCATAACAGTCAATGATAGTTTGACTTACGAAGAAGTCCCAGTGAAAATCCTTGATCGTCAGGTTCACAAGTTGAGAACGAAAGAAGTTGCTTCAGTGAAAGTCCTTTGGAGAAGTCGAAAAGTTGAAGAAGCTATGTGGGAAGTAGAAGAGGACATGGAGTCCAGATATCCCCATCTCTTTGAACAGTCAGCAGAAAATGTTGAGGGTAATTTATCTTCCCATTTAGATTTCACTATGTAGTTCCATGTTTCCAGTATTCAGTTAGCTTAGTAATCACTCAGTCAGTCTCATTCAGCTAGTTCAATAGCTATTCAATTTTGTAAGCTATTCAGTTTAGCAATCCCTTTCAGTTTATTAGCATTCAGGTGTTCATTACAGTAGTGAACACGTGTTTTTGTCAGCCTAGTTAGccagaacctaacattcgaggacgaatgatcccaaaagggagatattgtaacaccccgtatcttaaaTTAAAGGTTAGACTCATATTGTAAGAGTTTCAGAGAAAATTTGAatgtttgaacgttttgcgaaagtGGCTGAGGGACCTACTTCGGGCAACCATAACACCTTGAttcgttgggaatttggaaaagggttCCTCAATCaaagttgtagtacatagaaatacctttccaagcATATAAGGATCAGGCCAATCAGAGTCCAGgtcaaggagatatgatcgtctcaaaatggctaatagaggggtgttgtcatgccccgaaccatggcctggacataacacggcactcggtgccttactgcatgtgaccgagcgaaccacatggcttgctaaatcatcatgaggcaCAACATAAGCGGAAATAtcacgtgaatgcatgatgagcctttataaaacgtaaaaagtcataatacttaataaaatacttgtttaaacatgagtgcggaaataacatgaatgagccaaaaatggctatacgactctgaaagtctgacataacataactgacttgtctagtctatgaaacctctatcatgagtttGACTgtaaaacatacttgctgggacaaggcccccaacataccttaaatgcatagctaatcataaaataaagagttgactaaaccccgagtgagatggggctcaccaataagctgatacgagcaatgtCCTACAAGTAAATCTGCTATCCTGTGAATTAACacctgcatcatgaaatgcaggcccccaggcaataaaaggggacgtcagcatattgaatgtactggtatgtaaagcaactgaatgaaataaacgtgGGACATGaagtaataaagataagaactgaacgtgaaactgaaacctggtcatgagcatgaatatgaatacatatataatataaaacatgagtaaaacatggtaagtagggagagcatttcataaaccgacaacatgatatcaccacgtgggtacgtggagtctggtacctcgcccGACCGGCGAGCCCCATACCTGCcgggtataaggtggtaacgtgccgATGGGTCATTtagtgtaaaattaaggaatcATCCTAATCGGGCGAAGAGATCCATCTCCACGTGGCTACATAGTTTCAAGCTATCCGAGCCTTCTCCGTAgatcgtgcaactcccaaaatatgaacatgatataattggctaagaagcccatgattttcgtgaattaacttgtacttgacttgtaatcatgatttcacaaaataacttgtaaacatggtttcatgaaatagcttgtatttagcatgtctgtatcttgtatcatggcatgaaagtaattatataatatagttgaATGAAAACTtatagacatgtaggatattcatgaaataatcatttttagttaaaaacatgcatgcaagaacccatggaatacaagatatgggttttcatgtaTTACAgactgattctcaataatcatatggcgttattaagaacacaatgatagaataatagcaattcatgcataatataatcatggacatggacctagggttgtcatgagcatggtatagaagaaaccctagttttcgtaaggATTCATACTCTATGGATtaagaggcgtggggaagaacaatgatgttcccacacatagATAGCAACCcgacatacctggtaatgctccaaacttgtatAAAAAATCTGTTCTTGAAAGAAGAATCCCAAAGCCTAGTCTTGAACtccctttaattgggttttcttgaaaaccctaggttaagaatgatgaattcttgattagaaTCCATGGATACATGTTATGAATTATTTATTAGAATCCatggatacatgttagaattgacttaGAAGTCTTAGAATatgcttaccttggtgttcttgatgatgggagaaggtaggaggtcgttctagggcttaaaggaatgaaaaataatgatttggactgatatggacgaatatatactgttctgggTCGTAAAATCACATGGTCATTAAATACGATCTGTATTTTAATATGTGGGCTGTATTTCGGGTTGTATTTTCTAGACTGCTCTGCGACTCTTCAAGAAATGGCCATCACTTTTTGTACAGGTGTCCGCTTGACTTCCATAATATATCGtcggaaaggtatttcaaagctctacaactttcatcaaggaagctTTCCcaaattaacaaataataaaGTCATTATGGTCActggaagtaagaccttctacaAACTCAATTGAAAACATGCCCCGTAGAGTGGCTTCCAACCTTGTTTTGCCCAAAGActcttcttatgacttgattagtttcCAAAAAACTTCCTATATCTCccatattggttccattatacCCCCACCTTACGCATTAAACCTTAGCCCGAAGATCCGCgatgttacaatatctcccccttgggatcattcgtcctcaaatgatggGTCATGATCGAAATGAAGAccggacatggcttgaatacatgaacgtgaaagaaacatgacataaaacataagagcTTGACATGGTTACGTGGGAACATGATCTTGGATCATCAGAACTGACTACGCGATTACATAGAACCATGTACACGGGAACATGAAACTGAGTAGTACCTACATGAATGAGAATCgcgaaacatttgtcctcgatttatgactagtggttaagaatcgctactaactctggaatctacaaaattttatggcaggacttccttcataattcaGACCCTCACGACATTTCTCAAACGCACACTActaactaaagtaccaacacaCAACTCACGGGGTATCTTAATACGCGTGATGTGACATAACGTGATTTACTCGAATCTTGAATGTGGCTAACATGAATACCGAGTCCGGCTCGCACACGGGGATATTCGCTGAATGATTACATCATtactatacatggggtttggaagAGAATCCGTTggcacgaatgacatgagtactGGAAAATAGGCACGAACATTACATGATTATCTAGGCATGAAGAGCATGACAtgggacataaatacatgaaaaGCTGCCTATGAATAATACGTGAGTCTTCTGAACTGTCGCGTGATACGAATACGTGTAAACGTGGATATCATAACATGAGATCTGAAtgtcgaaaacatgattgttatAGCAGGGGATTTGTATGTTGAGCGGAGATGAGATCTGAACACTTAAAGGCTTGATCATAGATGTTCGTATATCACCATCACGATTGACATATAAGATATGAGTACGACTTAGGCTTTTGAATGTGAGAGCAACTCGGTGCGAATGAGACAGATTTGAGTCATATAATAGGAATATGATCCTACATACGTATTCATAAAGCTCTAGCATAGGAATGACATTAATACGTCAAATCTGAGTAGAATACTCCTGAGATAAGTACCATAGGGTGAAGGAAAGGAACTCTTTTTTGCTCTAAAACATAGATAGGAATACCTTGGCATACCTTGCTTATTATCGTGAGCGGATCATAAAGGATTGAGAGCGAGGAAGCATTCGTCCGAATCATAGGAGGCACTTTGTCTTAGAGCATAAACGTGGCATGCATACATCAAACGCAAGGACGTAACATGGAACATTCATGGAAACGGCATTAATATGGCATAAAACATGAATACGTGAGTAGCATGACATGGGACATGGGTACATGAGAAACATGACATTTACATGAGTACCTGCAGACCATAGCGAATGAACTTGAGTTCATGAGCATTGAAGTAAGACTAAGACATAAGTGTGACTTGCATGGAGTAGAATTTGTAGGCTTCACTCTTGAGTCAGAGACATAGGGCATGGATAAAACATTACCTTTAGGGTTTAGATATAACGAAAGAATGAGACATGGTTCAACATAGCTTACTCTTATCACCGTGAGTAAACGCCTTTTTTATAAATAAGGTTCATGAAAAAATGGATTATAGGCATGAATACTTCGTTCTTCGAGCATCTAAGACATGGGTAGAAAGTCACCTTGAACATAACAAGGCATAGATACTtagcaaaaggaaaaaggaatcaTTTCATCATGATCGTAAAACATTAGCTAGAGGAACATAAGCATTAGTTACATAGAATCGTGGACAAGACATCCATCTTGACTTACTCTCATTATTGCCTACCAacattattttataactatttcTATAGGTGGATGCTTGAATAAGTCTATCATGGACATGAGAACTTGAAAACATATGTAAAATACCATTAGAGTTGAAATAAGTCATTCACTTAAGGCATTCTCCTCTTGTCCAAGGAATAGGTGTGCGTTCCATAGGATTCTTAGTCTTTAAACTATTATCTTACTTTCCCTTCGATCCTTATCAacgtcaacatcataataggaaaTCACTTAGGAGCTAGAACGTAGACATGGGTATAAAAGCACGATAAATACgtgggacatgaaataacatgataagaagtgaAGTGGCGACTGAAACGTGGTATTTATAGTTTTACGGTGCAAAGTGGGAAATACGAaccaaaatacggcccgtattctCAATTATGGTCCGTAAACCTGGACCGTAATTAAGCATGTTCAACAGGACAGAAACACTGTAGCACCTCCTTCCCAAATACGACCATCAAATATGGgccgtatttaacaatatatatTCCCCAAGCCAAATTCCAAAATGCACAGTGACTAGATGCCAAATTAcgatttgaaatacgggccgtatactgaaatacggtccatattctGGGGCGTAAATCCCCATCTGACAACTGAAGAGAAAATTCCAATTTTCGTATTCTctatctggttttctaagtctagaatcatggtgaaagcttaagttaaaggtacggggtgttacaatatctccctgTTGGTTCAAAAGCTGACGTTTAAAGCCTGTGGATCCCTCGAGTTAGCGATAAATGGTCATCTAGTGGTTTCGCTAATTTCCTTTAAAATACGGACAACTCATTTCTTCGGCttacttcaagcaagtcttacttAGTGGGAAAActggattacttaaatgaacgggtttctaatgtacataactGGCATACTAGCTTTGTCAGTCTTGGGGAAAATCTTTTTTACatcaaaaaaatcttttttacaTCAATGGCATCAGCTGGAGCTTGCACCAAATTGCTTACCCTCTTTTCTGATAATTCTTAAAGGCTCTTCTTCTGTAGCTAGCTCTCTTACTGCTTatatggttttcttctttcaccaatttctatatctcgaatttaacttaaaccctttgggttctaaTACGCCTTCGGTATATTCGGTGATTCTTTCGACTCACTAGTGTTAACTTGACTAACTAATTCAAATTAtacttctactaactctgcTGAAAATTTCTAGTTCACTGTATCTATTCAAATTTACTTACTATGCTTCtgttaaccacttgctagcatcagattctctaattcttctctgggtactaaagtgaagcataaggttatttcgAACTTTTCCTCCTCATATGACTCTATTCTGGGGTGGTATACTATCTTTCTGAACtatagacatggatcacacttagggaaatttcatctgtctcaaacgagaaattggaacaactaaccccaaactccctatacactttcaaaattatatcatactatcCTCATCGgggataaatacttaatcacataacctaagaggaaattttcatatcttttatctcatagtaatatctgCTTCTTATAGTAACTTATTAACGTCATACTCTCTTGGTCTGATCTGAACaaacttaaataatttaaaactatcCCTAAAAATTCAATGTTGTCCTCGTGGTTTTCTTATCGCACTCAATCCCTTCTTAGTCATGTGCATAGATCATATGGCaaaaatatatatccttgaaaaaGTCTAGACTTTCTAGTATTGCAGGTAGTTGGATTTTAGGCTATTCCTGCTCAAAACTACCGTGGACAATTTATGCCAGTTGCGGTTAACTTCATAACATGATACCTCGTGGGGTCTTAAATCTAAACCATCATCCTTATACTATAGCTCCATGGTCAGAGAGTCCACATAACCTTATTCTATAGGGTATGCAACCTATGTGTACTACCATActgaaacttattttttttcagtcagacttttagtagatcagcatgtgttagtcttatttccttattattgcctgttttgatatcacatgttgattcaaccAGCCTAtaggttcgctcggtcacatgcagttaggcacCAAGTGTTGTGTTAtgcctaggccatggttcggggcgtgacatcaTTAACCatttcaatataaaaaataaattacctaaaataaatcatatttttaaatattttttcagaaaaatgaGTCATCAGATAGGAGCTAATGACTAATAAATTAATCACGAAGATTTAATTTAAACTATGCTTCTAATAATCATATGACCCTAGTGATTTAGTATACCGGTATTTTGAGACTTGATGGGTTACCATCCATGCACTGGAcgagaaaaaagaagagtaaGCAATGGGTAAAAATCAAGCATGAGAAAATGGGTCAGTCCTTTTTCCCCGACCCAAATATAACCTGAATCCTTGCTCTGCCCtattaaaaattttcaaaaattaaattttgccccGCCCTGCCCCGCCCCATTTACTTGTTGCCCTGCCCTATTATGCCTTTTCCCTTCCCCCTTCCCCAAGTGCCATCCCTAAATGTACTGGAGCATTTGGTACTGGAGGTGATCCAGTCCCTACACTAAAATCATTTAGACAAATTCATCACATAAAAATTCTCCTACATTTAATGCGGGTTATTATGGTGAATCTTTCTTATGTGTATATAGAAAGACAAATAATAGATGATTAAAATGTAAATATAAACGGGTAAAATATGGGATGACTTACAAATTCCAAAAAGATATAGTCGATTGATCCTCTAAATCCATGATTGCGTGTATGTACACGAATTCCACCATGAGCAAGTGAAGTTTCCATTTTTGAGATACTTGTGCAAATTCACTTTGGAGATTTGAGAATGAGTAACTTGTGAAAAATGAACAATACATAAAAAACGTAACATGTAATTATTGATTCAAGTAAAGAGTATTTTAGTCTTTTTATCTTGCATTGAATAATCCGTCAAGGATACATTGGTCAGTTTATCTTGACGGATTGTTCAATGGATGGTTCAAGGGTATATTGGTCCTTTTATCTTGATAGATTGTGATGGATAGTTCAAGGCTATACTGGTCCTTTTATCTTGACAGATTGTGATGGATAGCTCAAGGGTATATTGGTCCTTTTATATTGATGGATTGTTTGATGTGTCGAAATAAGTAAGTCAATTAAGTATTTAAAGAACAccaattatttttcttccaaaCCAGTAACTATCTGTTTTCTCACCTCCTTTTTAACAACTTATTTTTACAGTTTTACTCAACATATTTTCCATTTTCGTACTTCTCATGCTCAATTTTATGCAAGTCAAAGTCATCAATAATTGATTGTTTGCGATGAATTTGATACGTATATTTCAGATTTGCTTCGACAAAGGAGAATTTCAATTGGTTTGAACTAAATCGATGTAATGTACATCTCGTCTCCAATCAAATATTTTACAGATTATTTGAGGTTATTCATGACATTTTTCAGTAAAATGAATTCACTAATGTTCTTTTTATCTACACATAACACTTTTGTTGATGATCCTTTACTCCAACAACATTTGGGGCTCCTCGAATAATTCTATATCATAGAAGTGTCTCGGTAAACTTAAATACATGTAAATTACATAGCATTACACATAAAATCATTTACAGACATTCATCACATAAAAATGCTCCTACATTTAATGCGAGTTAATGTGGTGAATCTTTCTTATGTTTACATAGAAAGACAGATAATAGATGATTACAAAGTAAACATAAAAGGGTAAAACATGAGATGACTTACAAATTCCAAGAAGATATAGTCAATTGATCCTCTAAGTCCATGATTGCGTGTGTAAGAGGGGATTATGGCGATGAATTCCACCATGAGCAAGTGAGgatgttcaattttaatttttgagatACTTGTGCAAATTCACTTTGGATATTTGAGAATGAGAATGAGTAACTTGTAAAAAAGCAACAATATCTACAAAACGTAACAGGTAATTATTGAGtcaagtaaaaatatttttgtcttttatctTGCATTGAATTATCCGTCAAGGATACATTGGTCATTTTATCTCAACGGATTATTCGATGGATGGTTCAAGGGTATATTAGCCCTTTTATCTTGATGGATTTTGTTGGATAGTTCAAGGGTACATTGGTCCTTTTATATTGATGGATTGTTCGATGTGTTGAAATAAGTAAGTCAATCAAGTATTTAAAGAACACTATTAGGTTTCGTTCAAACCATTAACTATCTGTTTCCTTGCCTTCTTTTTAACAACTTATTTTTCTAGTGTTATTCAACATATTTTCCTTGTTCGTGCTTCTCATGCTAGATTTTATGCAAGTTAAAGTCATAAGTAATAAATTGTTTGTGATGAATTTGATATGTATCTTTCAGATTTGCTTCGTCAAAGGAGAATTTCAATTGATTTGACCtaaatcaatgtaagtatatCTCTGTACATCTCGTCTCCAATCaattattttgcaaattcttTGAGGTTATTCATGAAATCAAGTTTTCAATAAAATGAATTCATTAATATTCTTTTTATCTACACGTAacacttttattgatgatcctTTACTCCAACAACTTTTAGGAATATTCCACGAACAATCCGATATCATCGAGTGTCTGGGTGAATTGATATATATACTCTTTTCCTACTTTCAGAATTTAGAGTTACTTAAACACtctctcttttcattttcttggaGAACATCTGACTCAACCTTCTTCTCCGACAAAGCAACGTGGGAGCTCCGGCGAACTACGACAACCAACGGCGACGCACAAACCACTGCTCGTCCCTTCTCCTCtgcctctttcttttttcgttTTCTCGAATCTCCGATGTTAGCCAGATAAATTCCAGATCTGTTCGGAATCGGGTCACACACCACCACTGCTCTGCATTTCATCACTGTTTTTCCCTTTGCTCAATGTTTTTGGCTGGAGTTTTTCGTTGGGATTTCATCGGCCGTATCGTTTTGTGTTTGTTGGCCATAGTCGTTTTCCGAATAAAGATGGATTTAAAGCTCATTGCTTTAAGTTCACCGCGAAGACCATTGTTTTCTAAAAGCAAAACAGATCGGAATCTCTACTCAcatccttttttctttatttcctccGTCCCTCACATCTGcctcttttttttcatttgctcGAATATCCGATGATAGCAAGAGAAATTTCCAAATCTGGCAAATATTCGCCGGAATCAGGTAACGCACCCACTACTCTGCGTTTCATCACTGTTTTTTCCTTTACTCTGTGTTTTTGGCCGGAGTTTTTGCTGAAATTTCATCGGCCGTATCCTTCCTGTTTATTGTCCAAATTCGTTTTTTAGATCTGGAAACGTCCCTCCCCTTCCACCCTTTTTAGGCCAAGAGAGCTACGAGGGAGATGGATCTGGCAACGGAGCTTTAAAGCTCATTGCCGAAGACCGCCGGTTTAAAAAAGCAAAACAGATCGGAATCTCTACTCACatcctcttttctttatctccTCCGTCCCTCACATCGTCACACCACCGTGAATCTCACCGGAAACACACTTAAAACTTTCAGATCTAACTGAAAATTAACCGGATCTAAAAGTCACGtcggagaaaatatttttctggcCAAGTTTATCGTCATTTATACATTGTGTAAATagtgtataatatgtgtataatttgtGTGTATACATTATACACTAAGTATACGTCAATTATACATTCATTATACACAAGTTgtacgaaatatatatatatatatatatatatatatatatatatatatatatatatatatatagggttttGCTAACCTACAACATGAAGGTTGTAGGATAGCAATGTACCCACTTTTTGATTCACCAAATTACCCCTGCCAGCCAATTAAAACATAGGAAGTTTGAGNNNNNNNNNNNNNNNNNNNNNNNNNNNNNNNNNNNNNNNNNNNNNNNNNNNNNNNNNNNNNNNNNNNNNNNNNNNNNNNNNNNNNNNNNNNNNNNNNNNNGCTCGTTGACTCAATTCCTTTTCGCCCGGAAAATCGCAAATGGCCCTTTTTCCGATTTTTTATTCATGGGGCATTTAagtcttggtttctatttggctacgagaaatttcggcgacacttcccctataaatatagcatccccgagattcaactcggtcGGAATAACAACAACCAGTGACCCAACAACGGcatcacaacatcaataatcgctacaagcacatatgaacacaaatagtctttctttcaacataatacttcaacttccgttctaacttcgcACTTTTCATCAGGTatcgatattttcatatttgtctactaattcaaggccattcaaatacgactCAAGGACATTTCACCTTATTCTACAAAAACATACAagatttccatcaaaccataagttatcaaaatttctaattttcaacataaatatccataacatatttccatcttccatttccataacccataatcacaattcacatctaagttcttactttcatcattatatgaaaactacataaaaatcacataatttctcataacaacataaaaccaatttcaacaccaacttaactcattaaacctttctttttcattacaaacgtcacaacacaactaatatacttaataaaattAAGATCACCTTCCTTCGca
Coding sequences within it:
- the LOC132034616 gene encoding uncharacterized protein LOC132034616, with the translated sequence MEKVKLIQEQLKTAQSRQKSYTNVRRRDLEFQVGQVAYELELPQDLVVVHPVFHVSMLRKCVGDPSLVVPTDSITVNDSLTYEEVPVKILDRQVHKLRTKEVASVKVLWRSRKVEEAMWEVEEDMESRYPHLFEQSAENVEGNLSSHLDFTM